Within Aliivibrio fischeri, the genomic segment ACTGCCAATCAGACACTGACTCAGATTCAACTACATCCTCAAGTTCACTATCAGCGACAGGTTCAGGCTCAACTAATTCTTCACGAACTTCTTCAAGATTAACGCCTTGCTCAATGACATCTTCATCTAACAGTGACGAGAAATAATCATCAAGAGCTTCTTCACTGGTAAATGTTTTAAAATCAGCCATTAAGCTAATCTCTCTAAGTAATTCAGTAATGTTTTATACGCAAAAACGCCACGACTATTTGGAGATACAAATGACGGTGGCATTCTTTTTAAGCTGGCATCTCTAAATTTTGTATCAATAGGTACTGCAGATGCCCACACCTGATCTTGATAGCTATTTTTTAAATCCATCAAGGTTTGTAACGAAGCATTAGTACGCTTATCGTACATAGTAGGAATAATGGTCACATCAAACAAAGAAGGTTTATTTCTTTGCATTATCGTTAATGTTCTCATCATTCGTTCTAAACCTTTCATCGCTAGGAATTCAGTTTGAACAGGAATAAGCACTCGAGTACTTGCCGCTAATGCATTAACCATCATCACACCAAGAATCGGTGGACAATCAATCAATACATAATCGTAATCAGCTTCTAGTGCTTTCAGTGCACGCTTCAATACTAACCCCATCCCATTACGGTTTCCCATAACACGATCAAGTGTCGCAAGTGACATATGAGCAGGAATAATATCAAGCCCTGGATATCACTTTTTAATACAAAAGGAGCTACCGTGGTTTTATTGATTGTAGGTAGTTGAAACAACTCAAATAAGCTGCATGGTAAATCGTCTGAATCATAGCCTAAGTAAGTAGTTAGAGACCCATGAGGATCCGTATCTACCATTAGTACACGTTTACCACGTTGATTTAACAACCCTGCTAATGTGATTGTGGTTGTGGTTTTACCCACGCCACCTTTCTGATTAGCTATGCTCCAGACAATCATGTTATTTCCTACTTCAATCCAACTTCAACAAGCATTCTTTCAGCAATACGATCAAGCGGTAAACTTTCTGAAGATAAACCGGCTTTATCGACAGCTTGAGGCATACCATATACCACACAGCTTTGCTCATCTTGAGACCAAATAGTTGCGCCACCAGCTTTAAGCATTCGACAGCCTTCTCGACCATCTGCGCCCATACCAGTTAAGATCATCGACAGAACTTTATCACCGTATACTTTCGCAGCAGATCCGAAGGTAACATCAACACATGGTTTATAATTCATGCGTTCACCACCATCTAAAATCTTCAAGCGTGAAGCGCCCGGACGGCCATCAACCATCATTTGCAAACCACCTGGAGCCAAATATGCACAACCTGGTTTTAACACATCGCCATCTTCTGCTTCTTTAACTTGAATTTTGCACAAGTTATTTAAACGAGCAGCAAACGCCGCCGTAAAAGTGGCAGGCATATGTTGAACCAAAATAATTGGATGTGGGTAATTCGCCGGAATCGCCGTTAATATCTTTTGCAGTGCAACTGGACCACCCGTTGAAGTCCCAATAGCCGTTAATTGATACTTTTTACCCGTCGCTTTAAAGCGTTGTGCAATTGGAGCTGCTGGTGCTGCTTTTACAGGAGATGCTGTTAATGCAGAAGTCGCAGTTCGTGTTGTTGCTGTACGAGATTCAACAGTACTTGTTGATTGTGAACTCGGTACTGGTCTGCGCATAAATGATTTTTTACGCGCAATTTCAGCAATTCGTTTCTGTAGTAAAGAAACCGCTTCATCACGATTACGAGCAATGTCTTCAAACTTCTTAGGTAAGAAATCAAGAGCACCCGCATCCAAAGCATCAAGTGTTGCTTTTGCGCCATCGTGAGTTAGCGAAGAGAACATTAAGGTTGGTGTTGGACACGCTTTCATGATCTCTCGGACTGCTGAGATGCCGTCCATGACTGGCATCTCAATATCCATTGTTATTACATCTGGCTTTAATGATTTCGCTTTTTCTACCGCTTCTTTACCATTTACAGCCACGTCGATAACTTCAAGACGTGGATCTGAATTGATAATTTCACTTACTCGGCGGCGGAAAAAACTAGAATCATCTACCACTAATACTTTTATAGCCATGTCAATCCTTGTGCATTAACGCATGCGAACGGCGTAACGCTTTAACAAGTTAGGAACGTCAAGGATCAATGCAATATGACCATCAGAAGTAATCGTTGCACCTGCCATACCTGGAGTACCTTGTAATAGCTCATCTAGCGGTTTAATAACCACTTCTTCTTGACCTATTAAGGTATCAACAACAAAACCAACACGTTGAGCGCCAAGTTGAATAATTACAACATGACCTAACCCTGTACGTTCTGTTTGACGACTACCAGGAACCAACCAATCTTGTAAGAAGAACAGTGGGATCGACTTTTCACGAACAATTGTTGTTAATTGACCATCAACGATGTTTGTCTTAGACAGATCAAGATGGAAAATCTCATTTACACTTGCTAATGGAAGTGCAAATGGTTGATTCGCAACACCAACCATTAACGTTGGTAAGATTGCAAGAGTCAGTGGCACTTTGATTACGATCTTAGTACCTTCACCCATGTTTGAATCAATATCAATTGAACCATTTAGTTGGTTGATCGCTGTTTTAACCACGTCCATACCTACACCACGACCTGAAATATCTGAAATTTCAGTCTTAGTTGAGAAACCTGGTGCAAAAATAAGGTTATAACATTCTTTATTTGTTAAGCGTGATGCAGCATCGCTGTCCATCAAACCTCGGTTTACCGCAATACCACGAAGTTTATCTGCATCCATACCGCCGCCATCATCAATGATGCTCAGTAAGATGTGATCCCCTTCTTGAGATGCTGATAAAATCACTTTACCTGTGCGATCTTTACCCGCTTTTAAACGGTCATCAGGCATTTC encodes:
- a CDS encoding chemotaxis response regulator protein-glutamate methylesterase — encoded protein: MAIKVLVVDDSSFFRRRVSEIINSDPRLEVIDVAVNGKEAVEKAKSLKPDVITMDIEMPVMDGISAVREIMKACPTPTLMFSSLTHDGAKATLDALDAGALDFLPKKFEDIARNRDEAVSLLQKRIAEIARKKSFMRRPVPSSQSTSTVESRTATTRTATSALTASPVKAAPAAPIAQRFKATGKKYQLTAIGTSTGGPVALQKILTAIPANYPHPIILVQHMPATFTAAFAARLNNLCKIQVKEAEDGDVLKPGCAYLAPGGLQMMVDGRPGASRLKILDGGERMNYKPCVDVTFGSAAKVYGDKVLSMILTGMGADGREGCRMLKAGGATIWSQDEQSCVVYGMPQAVDKAGLSSESLPLDRIAERMLVEVGLK